One window from the genome of Nitrospinota bacterium encodes:
- a CDS encoding plastocyanin/azurin family copper-binding protein produces MHDKKFNAAYVKKEFEVTLDKPGFYDYFCELHQAIMRGVIIVEEAGSPP; encoded by the coding sequence ATGCATGACAAAAAATTCAACGCCGCCTATGTAAAAAAGGAGTTCGAAGTGACCCTCGACAAACCAGGTTTTTACGATTATTTTTGCGAACTGCATCAGGCCATCATGCGCGGCGTGATCATTGTTGAAGAAGCGGGATCGCCTCCATAA
- a CDS encoding alpha/beta fold hydrolase yields MVIRFQQFEELYPFQARSLNLGALRYNYLDEGQGEVLLMLHGNPTWSFYYRNLVLGLRDKYRCVVPDHIGCGFSEKPFKYNYTLSQHIENLETLVDSLQLKNITLVLHDWGGAIGMGFAVRNPEKIARIVVFNTAAFLSDHIPASINFCRLPVLGPIAILLCNAFVRGAFARACVHRERLTEKVREGYLAPYNTYANRIGILRFIQDIPMHPGIPSYPVVKSIQENLHQFNDRPMLIIWGKQDFCFNDHFLQRWKEYFPEAEVHELQDAGHYVVEDAHERIVPWMQDFIQEHPLLKK; encoded by the coding sequence GTGGTGATCCGGTTTCAACAATTCGAAGAACTCTATCCTTTTCAGGCCCGGTCACTGAATCTTGGGGCACTTCGTTACAATTATCTGGACGAAGGCCAAGGGGAGGTTCTGCTGATGTTGCATGGCAATCCCACGTGGTCATTTTATTATCGCAATCTGGTGCTTGGATTGAGAGATAAATACCGCTGTGTGGTTCCAGATCATATCGGTTGCGGATTTTCCGAAAAACCATTTAAATACAATTACACACTTTCCCAGCATATTGAAAATCTGGAAACCCTGGTCGATTCCCTGCAATTAAAAAATATCACCCTGGTTCTGCACGACTGGGGTGGGGCGATCGGGATGGGGTTTGCAGTTCGCAATCCTGAAAAAATTGCCCGAATAGTTGTTTTTAATACCGCCGCCTTTTTGTCCGACCATATTCCCGCAAGTATCAATTTCTGTCGGCTTCCGGTATTGGGCCCGATAGCGATTCTTCTGTGCAATGCGTTTGTGCGGGGGGCTTTTGCCCGCGCCTGCGTACACCGCGAACGATTGACTGAAAAAGTCCGAGAAGGTTATCTGGCACCGTATAATACATATGCCAATCGTATTGGGATTTTACGGTTCATTCAAGATATTCCCATGCATCCGGGAATCCCTAGTTACCCGGTCGTTAAATCCATCCAGGAAAATTTACACCAGTTCAACGACCGGCCCATGTTGATCATCTGGGGCAAGCAGGATTTCTGTTTCAACGATCATTTTTTACAGCGCTGGAAGGAATATTTCCCTGAAGCAGAAGTGCATGAGTTGCAGGATGCCGGTCATTACGTGGTGGAAGATGCGCACGAGCGTATTGTTCCTTGGATGCAAGATTTTATACAAGAGCACCCTTTATTAAAAAAATGA
- a CDS encoding DUF2703 domain-containing protein translates to MKIEFLYFDGCASYQPALNLLKMILRKEGIESPVKMIQVESDAMAEGLKFPGSPTIRINGKDIDDTHESTSEGYSKKCRVYDENGMLKGVPPAELIQRAIGEVK, encoded by the coding sequence ATGAAAATTGAATTTTTATATTTTGATGGATGTGCGAGTTACCAACCGGCTTTGAATCTTCTTAAAATGATTCTAAGAAAAGAAGGAATTGAATCGCCGGTTAAAATGATTCAGGTCGAATCGGATGCAATGGCAGAAGGGTTAAAATTCCCCGGTTCCCCAACCATTCGTATAAACGGAAAAGATATTGATGATACACACGAATCCACATCAGAAGGATATAGCAAAAAATGTAGAGTATACGATGAAAATGGGATGCTAAAGGGCGTTCCACCAGCAGAATTGATACAAAGGGCGATTGGCGAGGTAAAATGA
- a CDS encoding 3-oxoacyl-ACP synthase III → MRFNNVNVEALAYHLPDSVITSEDLENRMAPLYEKLKLPLGRLQLMTGIRERRFWDEGVMPSEISTLAGEKVLAKSGIDRSLIGCLISGSVCRDFLEPATASLIHHNLRLPEESQVFDISNACLGVLNGMVHIANMIELGHIQAGLVVAGENGGPLVFNTIETLLSTPGVTRKDIKKSFASLTIGSAAVGVLLTHKNISQTGHRLLGGVSFAATQFNDLCRGSESSGSSFKGAPLMDTDSETLMKEGCALAGETWQSFKRTMNWKNDDVDRVFCHQVGTMHRKLLLETIEMDLAKDFTTLETLGNTGSASLPVTLAMGEEQGVLQKGSHAALLGIGSGLNSLMLGIEW, encoded by the coding sequence ATGCGATTTAATAACGTTAATGTTGAGGCGTTGGCCTACCATTTGCCGGATAGCGTGATCACTTCTGAAGATCTGGAAAACCGGATGGCGCCCTTATACGAAAAATTAAAACTTCCCTTGGGTCGTCTTCAGTTGATGACGGGAATTCGTGAGCGCAGGTTTTGGGATGAAGGAGTGATGCCGAGCGAAATCAGCACGCTTGCCGGAGAGAAGGTCCTGGCGAAATCCGGAATCGACCGTTCGCTGATCGGGTGCCTGATCAGCGGTTCGGTTTGCAGGGATTTCCTGGAGCCTGCGACCGCTTCCCTGATCCACCATAATTTGCGATTACCAGAAGAATCGCAGGTATTCGACATATCCAATGCCTGCTTGGGAGTTCTCAACGGCATGGTGCACATTGCCAATATGATTGAGCTTGGGCACATTCAGGCAGGATTGGTGGTGGCCGGAGAAAATGGCGGACCCCTGGTTTTCAACACCATCGAAACTCTTCTTTCAACCCCTGGGGTGACGCGCAAAGATATTAAAAAGTCTTTCGCTTCCCTGACCATAGGCTCTGCGGCGGTTGGTGTTCTGCTGACGCACAAAAACATATCACAAACGGGCCATCGGTTGTTGGGAGGAGTCTCCTTTGCCGCAACCCAGTTCAACGATCTGTGCAGGGGAAGTGAGAGCAGCGGAAGCAGTTTTAAAGGGGCCCCTTTAATGGATACCGATTCCGAGACTTTGATGAAGGAAGGCTGTGCTTTGGCCGGGGAAACCTGGCAATCTTTTAAGCGCACTATGAACTGGAAAAATGACGATGTGGATCGTGTGTTCTGCCATCAGGTCGGAACGATGCACCGAAAACTCCTTTTAGAAACTATTGAAATGGATCTGGCAAAGGATTTCACCACCCTGGAAACGTTGGGGAATACCGGGTCTGCCTCGCTTCCCGTCACCCTGGCAATGGGAGAAGAGCAGGGCGTTTTGCAGAAGGGGAGTCACGCGGCTCTTCTGGGGATCGGCAGTGGACTCAATAGCCTCATGTTAGGTATCGAGTGGTGA
- a CDS encoding universal stress protein, producing the protein MFKNIYLPVDNSDYSNECIELALGFAKQGETTITASHVYAAKMHDVRFRQMESGLPEEYQDEQELEKQRNIHDQLITKGMEVITDSYLEVPKRRCAEEKLKFVGKSLEGRNWIELVRDIKESDYDLVIIGALGLGAIRDSQMGTVTERVIRRIQTDTLVVKNLPALHGEKATSGKIVVAVDGSGHAYGGLKTAIDLAKQLNRPLEVISTFDPYFHYAMFNSLTGVLTKEAGKVFKFEQQEKLHEDIIDKGLAKIYQAHLEISKKLVEEEGLECTIRLLDGKVFEKVLQYAREENPYLLILGRIGVHSSPDMDIGGNTENLLRLVPCNVFLSSKVFKPPIEMEAEESIEWTAEAKERLLKIPGFVRPMATSAILRYALERGHSMITSSVITEAVQNILPAGAMQAMRQIGENMQKEGMDPGSPEVLGKLKEQMMEAHAGKSAEEVTLKCTSCGSILRGDVVKCGVCSATSERFLPIDKEEFKPDEAEEKEVTTFTTFDDVEVSWTQEALAYLEGFPEGHVRRRAQARIEKNARIQKISAVSVAFASKIVNEKAIKENVNGNGKTNGKTNGTPKTIQEVMEFGGTFLPEDFNWSKEALERLERVPKGFMRDNTETRVMGYAGANNIKDISLEVCEKGIAVSVKLMEDAIAGGAGLEDFLPKKKVEA; encoded by the coding sequence ATGTTTAAAAATATTTATTTGCCCGTAGACAATTCTGATTATTCAAACGAATGTATTGAACTGGCTCTGGGATTTGCAAAACAAGGCGAAACCACCATCACCGCCAGCCACGTGTACGCGGCGAAAATGCATGATGTCCGTTTCCGGCAAATGGAAAGTGGTTTGCCAGAAGAATACCAGGATGAACAGGAGCTCGAAAAACAGCGAAACATTCACGACCAGTTGATCACAAAAGGTATGGAAGTCATCACCGATTCTTATCTGGAAGTCCCCAAGAGAAGGTGTGCGGAAGAGAAATTAAAATTCGTGGGGAAATCGCTTGAGGGCCGGAACTGGATCGAACTGGTTCGGGATATCAAGGAGTCGGATTACGATCTGGTGATCATAGGTGCCTTGGGATTGGGAGCCATCCGGGACAGCCAGATGGGTACAGTTACCGAACGGGTCATCCGCCGCATTCAAACGGATACGCTTGTCGTCAAAAATCTTCCTGCATTGCATGGGGAAAAAGCGACCAGCGGAAAAATCGTGGTTGCCGTCGATGGTAGCGGTCATGCCTATGGCGGATTGAAAACAGCTATCGATTTGGCCAAACAGTTGAATCGCCCCCTGGAAGTTATTTCCACCTTTGATCCTTATTTCCACTACGCGATGTTCAACAGTCTCACCGGTGTTCTCACTAAGGAAGCTGGAAAAGTCTTCAAGTTTGAGCAACAGGAAAAACTGCATGAGGACATCATCGATAAAGGGCTGGCCAAGATCTATCAGGCTCATTTGGAAATCTCTAAAAAACTCGTGGAAGAAGAGGGGCTCGAATGCACCATCCGTCTGTTGGATGGAAAGGTTTTTGAAAAAGTTTTGCAATATGCCCGTGAGGAAAACCCGTACCTCTTGATCCTGGGTCGCATCGGAGTGCACAGTTCCCCTGACATGGACATTGGCGGAAACACAGAAAATCTTTTGCGTCTCGTTCCGTGTAACGTTTTTCTGTCCAGCAAGGTGTTCAAGCCACCGATCGAAATGGAGGCTGAGGAAAGCATCGAATGGACAGCGGAAGCCAAGGAACGCTTGCTAAAGATTCCCGGTTTTGTTCGTCCCATGGCCACCAGTGCCATCCTGCGGTATGCCCTGGAAAGAGGACACAGCATGATCACGTCCAGTGTCATCACAGAAGCGGTGCAAAATATCCTGCCCGCCGGAGCCATGCAGGCCATGCGGCAAATTGGGGAAAACATGCAGAAGGAAGGCATGGACCCCGGCAGCCCTGAAGTTCTTGGTAAATTGAAAGAACAAATGATGGAAGCTCATGCTGGGAAAAGCGCTGAGGAAGTCACTCTCAAGTGCACCAGTTGTGGATCTATTTTGAGGGGAGATGTTGTCAAGTGCGGAGTTTGCAGCGCGACATCAGAGAGATTTTTACCGATCGACAAGGAAGAGTTCAAGCCCGATGAAGCCGAAGAGAAGGAAGTCACCACTTTCACCACTTTCGATGACGTGGAAGTCAGCTGGACGCAGGAAGCTTTGGCTTATCTGGAAGGGTTTCCTGAAGGTCATGTGCGGCGCAGAGCTCAGGCCAGGATCGAGAAGAATGCACGCATCCAGAAAATTTCCGCTGTCTCTGTCGCGTTTGCCAGTAAAATCGTCAATGAAAAAGCCATCAAGGAAAATGTTAATGGCAATGGCAAGACCAATGGCAAGACCAATGGCACTCCAAAAACGATTCAGGAAGTCATGGAGTTTGGCGGTACTTTTCTTCCGGAAGATTTTAACTGGTCCAAGGAAGCTTTGGAGCGGTTGGAACGGGTTCCTAAAGGCTTCATGCGTGACAATACTGAAACACGGGTCATGGGCTATGCAGGAGCCAATAATATTAAAGATATTTCCCTGGAAGTTTGTGAAAAGGGAATCGCTGTATCGGTCAAGTTGATGGAAGACGCCATTGCCGGTGGCGCTGGGTTGGAAGATTTTCTACCCAAAAAAAAGGTAGAGGCCTAG